In one Gossypium hirsutum isolate 1008001.06 chromosome D09, Gossypium_hirsutum_v2.1, whole genome shotgun sequence genomic region, the following are encoded:
- the LOC121221052 gene encoding putative ubiquitin-conjugating enzyme E2 38, which produces MALGHEQVGVNKFKQFDCVVDYSDHYYYHQSKPNQKSNSHGTMMINNRNTMKRIMKEWEILEKNLPPSIFIRVYEGRIDLLRAAIIGASKTPYHNGLFFFDLQFPSDYPNNPPKVYYRSFGLRLNPNLYNSGYVCLSLLNTWGGKGTERWCPDESTILQVLLSLQGLVLNEKPYYNEPGIKPAWSWESYNADVFALSCKTMLYLMKKPARNFECFIAAHFRDHASVILKACVAYRNGRVRIGLFDGDAPVGSKKKKVNVSKKFKDSMNELYPELYKAFNRIGASLKNLPEKLEDDGDGKPANGIIGKLKRFWEAMTA; this is translated from the exons ATGGCTTTAG GGCACGAGCAAGTTGGTGTTAATAAGTTCAAGCAATTCGATTGCGTTGTTGATTATTCagatcattattattatcatcaatCCAAGCCGAACCAAAAGAGCAACAGCCATGGAACGATGATGATCAATAACAGGAACACCATGAAAAGGATCATGAAAGAATGGGAAATCTTAGAAAAAAACTTACCACCATCAATTTTCATTAGGGTTTATGAAGGGAGGATTGATCTTTTAAGAGCCGCCATTATTGGAGCTTCAAAAACACCGTATCACAATGGGCTTTTCTTCTTCGATTTACAGTTCCCTTCCGATTACCCCAACAATCCACCCAAAGTGTATTACCGTTCTTTTGGTTTGAGATTAAACCCTAATTTGTACAATAGTGGGTACGTTTGTTTAAGCTTATTGAACACTTGGGGCGGTAAAGGGACTGAACGGTGGTGTCCCGATGAATCGACGATTTTACAAGTCTTGCTTTCTTTACAAGGACTGGTTCTTAACGAGAAACCGTATTACAATGAACCGGGGATTAAACCGGCGTGGTCTTGGGAATCTTACAACGCCGATGTTTTCGCTTTGTCTTGTAAAACGATGCTGTATTTGATGAAAAAACCGGCGAGGAATTTCGAGTGTTTTATCGCCGCGCATTTTAGAGACCATGCGAGTGTTATATTGAAAGCTTGTGTTGCTTATCGGAACGGCCGGGTTCGGATCGGGTTATTCGACGGTGATGCTCCGGTTGGGTCGAAGAAGAAGAAAGTTAATGTGTCGAAGAAATTTAAGGATTCCATGAATGAGCTTTACCCTGAGCTTTATAAAGCTTTTAATCGCATTGGTGCTTCGTTGAAGAACTTGCCGGAGAAGTTGGAGGATGACGGAGACGGAAAGCCGGCGAATGGCATTATCGGAAAACTAAAAAGGTTTTGGGAAGCCATGACAGCTTAG